In the Tenrec ecaudatus isolate mTenEca1 chromosome 16, mTenEca1.hap1, whole genome shotgun sequence genome, one interval contains:
- the FICD gene encoding protein adenylyltransferase FICD isoform X1: MHGAHQRVQMTLMPMVPVMAVAEPKWVSAWGRLLWVALLSMALGSLMALLLPLGAWEEQFLAVFKGVHLLWSKLDRVQHAVTKCTRPSTELSVTSRDTGLLVLKPRASPAGRLEAQAALNQALEMKRQGKRSKAHKLFLHALKMDLDFVDALTEFGVFLEEDQDIVQADYLYTKALTISPYNEKALVNRDRTLPLVEEIDQRFFSIIDSKVKKVMSIPKGSSALRRVMEETYYHHIYHTVAIEGNTLTLSEIRHILETRYAVPGKSLEEQNEVIGMHAALKYINTTLVSRAGSVAIDDVLEIHRRVLGYVDPLEAGRFRRTQVLVGHHIPPHPQDVEKQMQEFIQWLNSEDALNLHPVEFAALAHYKLVYIHPFIDGNGRTSRLLMNLILMQAGYPPITIRKEQRAEYYHVLEVANEGDVRPFIRFIAKCTESTLDTLLLATTEYPVALPEAKPNHSGLKETLPVKP, from the exons ATGCACGGAGCCCACCAACGAGTCCAGATGACGCTCATGCCAATGGTGCCCGTGATGGCAGTGGCCGAACCGAAATGGGTCTCGGCCTGGGGCCGCCTCCTGTGGGTAGCGCTGCTGAGCATGGCGCTGGGTTCCCTGATGGCCCTGCTGCTGCCGCTGGGGGCCTGGGAGGAGCAGTTCTTGGCCGTGTTCAAAGGCGTCCACCTGCTGTGGAGCAAGCTGGACAGGGTGCAGCACGCTGTCACCAAGTGCACGCGCCCTTCCACAGAGCTCAGCGTCACCTCCAGGGACACGGGGCTGCTGGTGCTCAAGCCCAGGGCCTCTCCAG CAGGCAGGCTGGAAGCCCAAGCTGCTCTGAACCAAGCCCTGGAGATGAAGCGGCAGGGCAAGCGGAGCAAAGCCCACAAGCTCTTCCTGCACGCCCTCAAGATGGACTTGGACTTCGTGGACGCGCTCACCGAGTTCGGCGTCTTCCTGGAAGAAGACCAGGACATTGTCCAGGCAGATTACCTGTACACCAAGGCGCTGACCATCTCGCCCTACAACGAGAAGGCGCTGGTCAACCGGGACCGGACGCTGCCCCTGGTGGAGGAGATCGACCAGCGGTTCTTCAGCATCATAGACAGCAAGGTGAAGAAGGtcatgtccatccccaagggcagCTCGGCGCTGCGCAGGGTCATGGAGGAGACCTACTACCACCACATCTACCACACGGTGGCCATCGAGGGCAACACCCTCACGCTGTCGGAGATCAGGCACATCCTGGAGACCCGCTACGCCGTGCCGGGCAAGAGCCTGGAGGAGCAGAACGAGGTCATCGGCATGCACGCCGCCCTGAAGTACATCAACACCACCCTGGTGTCCCGCGCCGGCTCCGTGGCCATCGACGACGTGCTGGAGATCCACAGGCGGGTGCTGGGGTACGTGGACCCGCTGGAAGCCGGCAGGTTCCGGAGGACCCAGGTCCTGGTGGGCCACCACATCCCGCCCCACCCGCAGGATGTGGAGAAGCAGATGCAGGAGTTTATCCAGTGGCTCAACTCGGAGGACGCCCTGAATCTGCACCCTGTGGAGTTCGCTGCCTTGGCACACTATAAGCTGGTCTACATCCACCCCTTCATCGACGGCAACGGAAGGACTTCCCGCCTGCTGATGAACCTCATCCTGATGCAGGCTGGCTACCCGCCCATCACCATCCGCAAGGAGCAGCGGGCTGAGTATTACCACGTGCTGGAGGTGGCCAACGAGGGCGACGTGAGGCCCTTCATCCGCTTCATCGCTAAGTGTACCGAGAGCACCCTCGACACCCTCCTCTTGGCCACCACCGAGTACCCGGTGGCCCTGCCAGAAGCCAAACCCAACCATTCTGGGTTGAAGGAGACGCTTCCCGTGAAGCCCTAG
- the FICD gene encoding protein adenylyltransferase FICD isoform X2 translates to MHGAHQRVQMTLMPMVPVMAVAEPKWVSAWGRLLWVALLSMALGSLMALLLPLGAWEEQFLAVFKGVHLLWSKLDRVQHAVTKCTRPSTELSVTSRDTGLLVLKPRASPGRLEAQAALNQALEMKRQGKRSKAHKLFLHALKMDLDFVDALTEFGVFLEEDQDIVQADYLYTKALTISPYNEKALVNRDRTLPLVEEIDQRFFSIIDSKVKKVMSIPKGSSALRRVMEETYYHHIYHTVAIEGNTLTLSEIRHILETRYAVPGKSLEEQNEVIGMHAALKYINTTLVSRAGSVAIDDVLEIHRRVLGYVDPLEAGRFRRTQVLVGHHIPPHPQDVEKQMQEFIQWLNSEDALNLHPVEFAALAHYKLVYIHPFIDGNGRTSRLLMNLILMQAGYPPITIRKEQRAEYYHVLEVANEGDVRPFIRFIAKCTESTLDTLLLATTEYPVALPEAKPNHSGLKETLPVKP, encoded by the exons ATGCACGGAGCCCACCAACGAGTCCAGATGACGCTCATGCCAATGGTGCCCGTGATGGCAGTGGCCGAACCGAAATGGGTCTCGGCCTGGGGCCGCCTCCTGTGGGTAGCGCTGCTGAGCATGGCGCTGGGTTCCCTGATGGCCCTGCTGCTGCCGCTGGGGGCCTGGGAGGAGCAGTTCTTGGCCGTGTTCAAAGGCGTCCACCTGCTGTGGAGCAAGCTGGACAGGGTGCAGCACGCTGTCACCAAGTGCACGCGCCCTTCCACAGAGCTCAGCGTCACCTCCAGGGACACGGGGCTGCTGGTGCTCAAGCCCAGGGCCTCTCCAG GCAGGCTGGAAGCCCAAGCTGCTCTGAACCAAGCCCTGGAGATGAAGCGGCAGGGCAAGCGGAGCAAAGCCCACAAGCTCTTCCTGCACGCCCTCAAGATGGACTTGGACTTCGTGGACGCGCTCACCGAGTTCGGCGTCTTCCTGGAAGAAGACCAGGACATTGTCCAGGCAGATTACCTGTACACCAAGGCGCTGACCATCTCGCCCTACAACGAGAAGGCGCTGGTCAACCGGGACCGGACGCTGCCCCTGGTGGAGGAGATCGACCAGCGGTTCTTCAGCATCATAGACAGCAAGGTGAAGAAGGtcatgtccatccccaagggcagCTCGGCGCTGCGCAGGGTCATGGAGGAGACCTACTACCACCACATCTACCACACGGTGGCCATCGAGGGCAACACCCTCACGCTGTCGGAGATCAGGCACATCCTGGAGACCCGCTACGCCGTGCCGGGCAAGAGCCTGGAGGAGCAGAACGAGGTCATCGGCATGCACGCCGCCCTGAAGTACATCAACACCACCCTGGTGTCCCGCGCCGGCTCCGTGGCCATCGACGACGTGCTGGAGATCCACAGGCGGGTGCTGGGGTACGTGGACCCGCTGGAAGCCGGCAGGTTCCGGAGGACCCAGGTCCTGGTGGGCCACCACATCCCGCCCCACCCGCAGGATGTGGAGAAGCAGATGCAGGAGTTTATCCAGTGGCTCAACTCGGAGGACGCCCTGAATCTGCACCCTGTGGAGTTCGCTGCCTTGGCACACTATAAGCTGGTCTACATCCACCCCTTCATCGACGGCAACGGAAGGACTTCCCGCCTGCTGATGAACCTCATCCTGATGCAGGCTGGCTACCCGCCCATCACCATCCGCAAGGAGCAGCGGGCTGAGTATTACCACGTGCTGGAGGTGGCCAACGAGGGCGACGTGAGGCCCTTCATCCGCTTCATCGCTAAGTGTACCGAGAGCACCCTCGACACCCTCCTCTTGGCCACCACCGAGTACCCGGTGGCCCTGCCAGAAGCCAAACCCAACCATTCTGGGTTGAAGGAGACGCTTCCCGTGAAGCCCTAG